TGACCGGCCTCCACCAGCAGGTTCAACACCTGGAGCAGCCGCTGAATATCGGCCAGATGCAGGCCGGTTGTGGGTTCGTCCATCAGGTACAGGGTGTGAGCGGCCGGGCGACGGCTGAGTTCGCGGGCCAGCTTGAGACGCTGGGCCTCGCCGCCCGACAGGCTCGGGGCGGGCTGGCCGAGCCGTAGATAGTCCAGGCCCAGGTCGCGCAGGGTCTCCAGGCGGGGACGAATCTTTGGCAGGTCGGTCAGGACTTCGAGCGCCTGGGCAACGCTCAGGTTCAGCACCTCGGCAATCGACAGCCCCCGGAAGCGGACCTCCAAGGTCTCGCGGTTGTAGCGCAGGCCGTGACACACCTCGCACTCGACGTACACATCCGGCAGAAAGTGCATGTCCACACCTACCATCCCGCTGCCCAGACACGCCTCACAGCGGCCGCCCTTGACGTTGAACGAGAAGCGCTGCGGGCCGTAGCCCCGGACCTGCGCGTCGGGCAGCCGGGCAAACAGCTGGCGCAGCGGAGTGAACAGGCCGACATAGCTGGCCGGGTTGGAGTGGGGGGTGCGGCTGATCGGACTCTGATCGATCTGCACCAGTTTGCCAATCGTCTGCCAGCCGCTGAGGGTCGGTGGGGCGTCTGCGGGAGCGGCCAGCGCCTGAGACACGGCCGGGGCGAGCGCGTGCAGGACCAGGCTGCTCTTGCCCGAGCCGGACACGCCGGTCACACAGCCGAACACTCCGAGCGGAAATGAGGCTGTCACATTTTGCAGATTATGGACCTGTACCCCGTCAATAGTGAGGGAGTGGTCGGTTTTTCTGCGCCGGGTCGGGACCGGAATGCTAAGCTCCCCGCGCAGATAGCGGCCGGTAATCGAGCCAGCCTGAGCTTGGACCTCGTGCGGCGTGCCTGTTGCCAGCACCTCCCCGCCGCCCTCCCCCGCACCCGGCCCGAGGTCGATAATGTAGTCCGCAGCCCGGATTGTCTCAGGGTCGTGCTCGACCACGACCACGCTGTTGTTCTGATCCCGGAGCTGGTGCAGGGCGGCCAGCAGACGCGTGGTATCGCGCGGGTGGAGGCCGATTGAGGGCTCGTCAAGAACGTACAGGATGCCGGACAGGCCGGCCCCGAGCTGGGTACTCAGGCGGACGCGCTGGGCTTCTCCCCCGGACAGCGTCGGCAGCGGCCGGTCGAGCCGCAGATAGCCGAGACCGATATCGTTCAGCATCTGGAGTCGGGTGCGGATCGCCTGGCACACGGGCGCCGCAATCGCGCCCGCCTGACCGGAAAAGGACAGGCGCCGAAAAAACTCGAGCGCCTGGGCAATCGACAGTCCGCTCAGCTGGGCAATATCGCGATCCTGAATCCGCACCCCCCGACTCTCAGCCGTGAGCCCCGTCCCGGCGCAGGTCCCGCACCGCTCCCCAGACCTCTTTTCGCGCCCAGGCTTTGCCCCTGTGGCCCGCCTGCCCAGCCCGTCACACTCCGGGCAGGCGCCCTCGGGGCTGTTGGGCGAAAAGAAGGCCGGCGTCAGATCGGGATAGCCGAAGCCGCACGCCGGACAGCGCAGCGTCTGGGTAAACAGGTCTTCGTGGTATGCCTCGTCCGGCCCGGTGTGGCCGATTTTGACCACGTCGCGGCCGTAGCGCAGCGTGGTTTCGATGGAGTCGGCCAGCCGCCGGGCTATTCCGCTTTTGACAATCAGACGGTCAACAACGAGATCAAGCTCGGTCGCCAGAGGCACGGGGTCGGTCAACTCGTAGGTTTGGCCCGCGACCCGCACACGAACAAAACCCGCCCGGCGGAG
This genomic window from Desulfurellaceae bacterium contains:
- the uvrA gene encoding excinuclease ABC subunit UvrA, encoding METISIRGARQHNLKNISVDIPRNSLVVITGVSGSGKSSLAFDVLYAEGRRRYVESLSAYARQFLDQRAKPEVDSISGLSPAVAIEPRVPTSSPRSTVGTVTELADYVRLLYVRVGTPYCLRCERPLSRHSVPQIVDRVLAFPEGSRLQIMAPVRVSDRAQFDLAVQELRRAGFVRVRVAGQTYELTDPVPLATELDLVVDRLIVKSGIARRLADSIETTLRYGRDVVKIGHTGPDEAYHEDLFTQTLRCPACGFGYPDLTPAFFSPNSPEGACPECDGLGRRATGAKPGREKRSGERCGTCAGTGLTAESRGVRIQDRDIAQLSGLSIAQALEFFRRLSFSGQAGAIAAPVCQAIRTRLQMLNDIGLGYLRLDRPLPTLSGGEAQRVRLSTQLGAGLSGILYVLDEPSIGLHPRDTTRLLAALHQLRDQNNSVVVVEHDPETIRAADYIIDLGPGAGEGGGEVLATGTPHEVQAQAGSITGRYLRGELSIPVPTRRRKTDHSLTIDGVQVHNLQNVTASFPLGVFGCVTGVSGSGKSSLVLHALAPAVSQALAAPADAPPTLSGWQTIGKLVQIDQSPISRTPHSNPASYVGLFTPLRQLFARLPDAQVRGYGPQRFSFNVKGGRCEACLGSGMVGVDMHFLPDVYVECEVCHGLRYNRETLEVRFRGLSIAEVLNLSVAQALEVLTDLPKIRPRLETLRDLGLDYLRLGQPAPSLSGGEAQRLKLARELSRRPAAHTLYLMDEPTTGLHLADIQRLLQVLNLLVEAGHSVLVIEHNLDVIKTADFVLDLGPEGGQQGGQVVAAGTPEEIARVERSHTGRFLRRCLSGL